One window of the Triticum dicoccoides isolate Atlit2015 ecotype Zavitan chromosome 3B, WEW_v2.0, whole genome shotgun sequence genome contains the following:
- the LOC119278476 gene encoding inactive anthranilate O-methyltransferase 1-like, producing the protein MASEQMVHMSQGQGETSYARNSSFQKAEQNRMKSLIEAVIADLCGSSSTLLHGKVVIADLGCSSGPNALALVSTAINAIHSQCLHLQQPPPEVCVLLNDLPDNDFNTAVKSLVTLRQSKDPVVLTGVIPGSFYERLFTSDSLHLVCASNSLQWLSKAPEDLTRNRIPAFDTDEHVRHERLPIVREAYAHQFREDFTLFLQLRAKELVSGGRMVISLVGTRSNVIASKFFLFPGIVAQILSVMVTEGVIDKEKFDSFYVPVHGPSGEEVREIIEEEGSFSIREMRVHDPTTEMNTALSTPRKFVNNLRALFEPIIVQHFGDIMDEFVRTAELHWSLDPDGSLQEERARTSRAMLVVSLAKVS; encoded by the exons ATGGCCTCCGAACAGATGGTGCATATGAGTCAAGGACAAGGGGAAACTAGCTATGCTCGCAACTCCAGTTTTCAG AAGGCTGAGCAGAACAGGATGAAATCCCTCATAGAAGCGGTCATCGCCGACTTATGCGGCAGCAGCAGTACCTTGTTGCATGGAAAGGTAGTAATCGCGGACTTGGGATGCTCCTCCGGCCCAAATGCGCTAGCACTGGTATCAACTGCCATCAATGCCATCCACAGCCAATGCCTTCACTTACAGCAGCCACCACCTGAAGTATGCGTGCTACTCAACGACCTGCCTGACAATGACTTCAACACGGCGGTGAAGAGCTTGGTCACGCTCCGTCAAAGCAAGGATCCTGTTGTCCTGACCGGTGTCATACCGGGGTCGTTTTACGAGCGGCTCTTTACTAGTGACTCCTTGCATCTTGTATGCGCGTCCAACAGCTTGCAATGGCTCTCAAAG GCTCCTGAGGATCTAACGAGAAATCGCATCCCAGCGTTCGAtactgatgaacatgttaggcatgaAAGGCTCCCAATCGTCCGTGAGGCTTATGCACATCAGTTCAGGGAAGATTTCACACTTTTCCTGCAGCTGAGAGCCAAAGAATTGGTCTCGGGAGGCCGAATGGTTATTTCCCTAGTAGGGACGCGTTCTAATGTAATTGCTTCCAAATTCTTTCTTTTCCCAGGAATTGTAGCTCAAATTCTAAGTGTCATGGTCACTGAG GGTGTGATCGACAAAGAAAAGTTTGATTCTTTCTATGTGCCCGTGCATGGACCTTCCGGCGAAGAGGTGAGGGAAATCATTGAAGAAGAGGGCTCCTTTTCCATCAGGGAGATGCGGGTGCACGACCCTACGACCGAAATGAACACTGCTCTGAGCACCCCAAGGAAGTTCGTCAATAATCTGAGAGCCTTATTCGAGCCGATAATAGTCCAGCATTTTGGAGACATTATGGATGAATTTGTGAGGACTGCGGAGCTGCACTGGAGCCTGGATCCGGATGGGAGCTTGCAAGAGGAGCGGGCCAGAACCTCTCGAGCTATGCTGGTTGTATCCCTCGCAAAGGTGTCATGA